In a single window of the Caldilineales bacterium genome:
- a CDS encoding branched-chain amino acid ABC transporter permease — MNTLRRSPNLVALLALAVVVALTPALVENNYLLTVLILVGEFAMITIGLSLLMGYAGQISLGQATFAGIGAYAVAILTTRFGLSPWLALAAGVLLAAGVAWLVGRLIFRLSGHYLAMATVGMNIILVLILTQEGEWTGGPSGFRGVPHLALGSLTLKSDVQNYYLIWFFTLLVIALSLNIVNSRVGRAMRALHGSEVAAETLGIDTNRFKLQVFALSAAFGALAGGLHASYLGFISPSSYTIGVSIEVVVMAVVGGLASIWGAVFGAGAVLAIEQWLRTAIREIIPNASGEHEIIAFGLILILIMIFAPEGLVTALANAIRSRAPRRWRRPGLQPQPDQTQPAGG; from the coding sequence ATGAACACCCTTCGTCGCTCCCCCAACCTGGTCGCCCTCCTGGCTCTGGCCGTGGTCGTGGCCCTGACGCCGGCGCTGGTCGAGAACAACTACCTCCTCACCGTGCTGATCCTGGTCGGTGAGTTCGCCATGATCACCATCGGCCTCTCGTTGCTCATGGGCTATGCCGGGCAGATCTCGTTGGGCCAGGCCACCTTTGCCGGCATCGGCGCCTACGCCGTCGCCATCCTCACCACCCGCTTTGGCCTTTCGCCCTGGCTGGCGCTGGCCGCGGGCGTGTTGCTGGCCGCGGGCGTGGCCTGGCTCGTGGGCCGGCTGATCTTCCGCCTGAGCGGGCACTACCTGGCCATGGCCACCGTGGGCATGAACATCATCCTCGTCCTCATCCTGACCCAGGAAGGCGAGTGGACGGGTGGGCCTTCCGGCTTCCGCGGCGTCCCCCATCTCGCGCTCGGCAGCCTGACCCTCAAGAGCGACGTCCAAAACTACTATTTGATCTGGTTTTTCACCTTGCTCGTGATCGCCCTTTCGCTCAACATCGTCAACTCGCGGGTGGGGCGAGCGATGCGGGCCTTGCACGGCAGCGAGGTCGCGGCCGAGACGCTCGGCATCGACACCAATCGCTTCAAATTGCAGGTCTTTGCCCTCAGCGCCGCCTTCGGCGCCCTGGCTGGCGGGCTGCACGCCTCCTATCTGGGCTTCATCAGCCCCTCCAGCTACACCATCGGCGTCAGCATCGAGGTGGTGGTGATGGCGGTGGTGGGCGGGCTGGCCAGCATCTGGGGGGCGGTGTTCGGCGCCGGCGCCGTCCTGGCCATCGAACAGTGGCTGCGCACCGCCATCCGCGAGATCATCCCCAACGCCTCCGGCGAACACGAGATCATCGCCTTCGGCCTGATTCTGATCCTGATCATGATCTTCGCACCCGAAGGATTGGTCACGGCCCTGGCCAACGCCATCCGGTCGCGAGCGCCCCGCCGCTGGCGCCGGCCCGGCTTGCAGCCCCAGCCCGACCAGACACAGCCGGCAGGAGGTTGA
- a CDS encoding ABC transporter substrate-binding protein, whose product MPTRHPFRFLFLIVLLALAVAACSRVTPEPPTATPVPPTQAPAATSAPAPSPTPAGPAQGDPYKIGIFFSITGPGSSLGVPERDTAQMVIEQVNAAGGIEGPDGKLHLLEATIEDDQSDPNEGVLIVKRQIEAGVPVIVGGTTSGVSMAVIDTLTEAQVPFISNASAGSIILPVAERHWIFKTPQQNVPVAQVQMEWAKARGITKVASFGVNNGFGADSMAALKSVAPDAGVEIVWEGTFEPGDTDFTAQLTQIAGSGAEALIVHATPGEGAPLTVQFRDLGLNVPIVHNHGIGNQAFIDLAGEAAEGVLFPIGKLLVADDLPATDPQKGVLTQYVTDYAGFTGGSKPSTFGGHAWDAMQMTIMALQAVGPDPAAIRDYLEGIQNFAGISGIFNMSDQDHNGIGKESLVMVEIKDGGWEYVPPALYKDAPTTGLREVGDPYKIGVFFSITGPGSSLGVPERDTAQMVIEQVNARGGLLGPDGKLHPIEATIEDDQSDPNEGVLIVKRQLEAGVPVIVGGTTSGVSMAVIDTLTEAQVPFISNASAGSIILPVAERHWIFKTPQQNVPVAQVQMEWAKARGITKVASFGVNNGFGADSMAALKSVAPDAGVEIVWEGTFEPGDTDFTAQLTQIAGSGAEALIVHATPGEGAPLTVQFRDLGLNVPIVHNHGIGNQAFIDLAGEAAEGVLFPIGKLLVANGLPDTDPQKATLLRYIDQYGAFTGGSKPSTFGGHAWDAMQMVFSALQAVGPDSAAIRDYLESIQNFAGISGIFNMSDQDHNGIGKESLVMVQIKDGGWTYVAPETYANTP is encoded by the coding sequence ATGCCCACTCGACATCCTTTTCGTTTCTTGTTCCTGATCGTCTTGCTGGCGCTGGCCGTGGCCGCCTGCTCACGTGTGACGCCTGAACCACCCACCGCCACGCCCGTCCCGCCCACCCAGGCCCCCGCGGCCACCTCCGCGCCTGCGCCAAGCCCCACCCCTGCCGGTCCCGCGCAGGGCGACCCTTACAAGATCGGCATCTTTTTCTCCATCACCGGCCCTGGCTCCTCGCTCGGCGTCCCCGAACGCGATACAGCGCAGATGGTGATCGAGCAGGTCAATGCCGCCGGCGGCATCGAAGGCCCCGACGGCAAGCTGCACCTGCTGGAGGCCACGATCGAGGACGACCAGTCTGACCCGAACGAGGGCGTGCTGATCGTCAAGCGACAGATCGAAGCTGGCGTGCCCGTCATCGTCGGCGGCACCACCAGCGGCGTCAGCATGGCCGTGATCGACACCCTCACCGAGGCCCAGGTGCCCTTCATCTCCAACGCCTCCGCCGGCTCCATCATCCTCCCCGTCGCCGAACGCCACTGGATCTTCAAGACCCCGCAGCAGAACGTGCCCGTGGCCCAGGTGCAGATGGAGTGGGCCAAGGCCCGCGGCATCACCAAAGTCGCCTCCTTCGGCGTCAACAACGGCTTCGGCGCCGACTCCATGGCCGCCCTCAAGAGCGTCGCCCCGGACGCTGGCGTCGAGATCGTCTGGGAAGGCACCTTCGAGCCGGGCGACACCGACTTCACCGCCCAACTGACGCAGATCGCCGGCTCTGGCGCCGAGGCCCTGATCGTCCACGCCACCCCTGGCGAGGGCGCCCCCCTCACCGTCCAGTTCCGCGACCTGGGCCTGAACGTGCCCATCGTCCACAACCACGGCATCGGCAACCAGGCCTTCATCGACCTGGCCGGCGAGGCGGCCGAGGGCGTGCTCTTCCCCATCGGCAAGCTGCTGGTGGCAGATGACCTGCCCGCCACCGACCCACAGAAGGGTGTGCTGACGCAATATGTCACTGATTACGCTGGCTTCACCGGCGGCTCCAAACCCAGCACCTTCGGCGGCCACGCCTGGGACGCCATGCAGATGACGATCATGGCCCTGCAAGCCGTCGGCCCCGACCCCGCCGCCATCCGCGACTATCTGGAAGGCATCCAGAACTTCGCCGGCATCTCCGGCATCTTCAACATGTCGGACCAGGATCACAACGGCATCGGCAAGGAATCGCTGGTGATGGTCGAGATCAAAGACGGCGGCTGGGAGTACGTCCCCCCGGCCCTGTACAAGGATGCCCCCACCACGGGCTTGCGCGAGGTGGGCGACCCTTACAAGATCGGCGTCTTCTTCTCCATCACCGGCCCTGGCTCCTCGCTCGGCGTCCCCGAACGCGACACCGCCCAGATGGTGATCGAGCAGGTGAACGCTCGCGGCGGCTTGCTCGGCCCGGATGGCAAACTGCACCCGATCGAGGCCACAATCGAGGACGACCAGTCTGACCCGAACGAGGGCGTGCTGATCGTCAAACGGCAGCTCGAGGCTGGCGTGCCCGTCATCGTCGGCGGCACCACCAGCGGCGTCAGCATGGCCGTGATCGACACCCTCACCGAGGCCCAGGTGCCCTTCATCTCCAACGCCTCCGCCGGCTCCATCATCCTCCCCGTCGCCGAACGCCACTGGATCTTCAAGACCCCGCAGCAGAACGTGCCCGTGGCCCAGGTGCAGATGGAGTGGGCCAAGGCCCGCGGCATCACCAAAGTCGCCTCCTTCGGCGTCAACAACGGCTTCGGCGCCGACTCCATGGCCGCCCTCAAGAGCGTCGCCCCGGACGCTGGCGTCGAGATCGTCTGGGAAGGCACCTTCGAGCCGGGCGACACCGACTTCACCGCCCAACTGACGCAGATCGCCGGCTCTGGCGCCGAGGCCCTGATCGTCCACGCCACCCCTGGCGAGGGCGCCCCCCTCACCGTCCAGTTCCGCGACCTAGGGCTGAACGTGCCCATCGTCCACAACCACGGCATCGGCAACCAGGCCTTCATCGACCTGGCCGGCGAGGCGGCCGAGGGCGTGCTCTTCCCCATTGGCAAGCTACTGGTGGCCAATGGCCTGCCCGACACCGACCCGCAGAAGGCCACCCTGCTGCGCTACATCGACCAGTACGGCGCCTTCACCGGCGGCTCCAAGCCCAGCACCTTCGGCGGCCACGCCTGGGACGCCATGCAGATGGTCTTCTCGGCCCTCCAGGCCGTCGGCCCCGACTCCGCCGCCATCCGCGACTACCTGGAAAGCATCCAGAACTTCGCCGGCATCTCTGGCATCTTCAACATGTCGGACCAGGATCACAACGGTATCGGCAAGGAATCGCTGGTGATGGTGCAGATCAAAGACGGCGGCTGGACCTACGTCGCGCCGGAAACCTACGCGAACACGCCGTAA
- a CDS encoding branched-chain amino acid ABC transporter permease: protein MTLQAQFLQFLLAGVTVGSIYALIALGFVTIYNVTGIINFAQGEFAVYGAFLAITVFQKTRLLSNNFEVALLWPLPLAALFGVVMTTLLGMLLYRVCIQPARRASILSMIIITIGAAFVLRGVALLLWGTDPYRLPVFSKGPPFRLFDTILTRQSVWVIAVTAVLLVIIYWFFNHTYTGRTLRACADNPKAARLMGIDPQRMSMLAFAISAAMTAVAGVVIVPSTFMTYDRGLSLGLKGFVAAIMGGMSNPAGAVLGGVLLGVLEAFGAGYLSSGYKDAIAFIVLFIVLAVRLGGLWRGRAAATERAGL from the coding sequence ATGACCCTTCAGGCTCAGTTCCTCCAATTCCTGCTTGCCGGCGTGACGGTGGGCAGCATCTACGCGCTGATCGCGTTGGGCTTTGTCACCATCTACAACGTGACCGGCATCATCAACTTCGCCCAGGGCGAATTCGCCGTCTATGGCGCCTTTCTGGCCATCACCGTCTTCCAGAAGACGCGGCTGCTCAGCAACAACTTCGAGGTGGCGCTGCTGTGGCCGCTGCCCCTGGCCGCCCTCTTTGGCGTGGTCATGACCACCCTGCTGGGCATGTTGCTGTATCGGGTGTGCATCCAACCGGCGCGGCGGGCCTCGATCCTGAGCATGATCATCATCACCATCGGCGCCGCCTTCGTCCTGCGCGGGGTGGCGCTGCTGCTGTGGGGCACCGACCCTTACCGCCTCCCGGTCTTCAGCAAAGGCCCGCCCTTCCGGCTCTTCGACACCATCCTCACCCGGCAGAGCGTGTGGGTGATCGCGGTCACAGCGGTGTTGCTGGTGATCATCTACTGGTTCTTCAACCACACCTACACCGGCCGCACCCTGCGCGCCTGCGCCGACAACCCCAAAGCCGCCCGGTTGATGGGCATCGACCCGCAGCGCATGAGCATGCTGGCCTTCGCCATCAGCGCCGCCATGACCGCAGTCGCCGGCGTCGTCATCGTCCCCTCCACCTTCATGACCTACGACCGGGGCCTGAGCCTGGGGCTGAAGGGCTTCGTGGCAGCGATCATGGGCGGCATGTCCAACCCGGCGGGAGCGGTGTTGGGCGGCGTGTTGCTGGGGGTGCTAGAGGCCTTCGGGGCCGGCTATCTCTCCTCTGGCTACAAAGACGCCATCGCCTTCATCGTTCTCTTCATCGTCCTCGCCGTGCGACTGGGCGGCCTGTGGCGAGGGCGGGCGGCAGCGACGGAGCGCGCCGGCCTATGA